A single window of Xylocopa sonorina isolate GNS202 chromosome 5, iyXylSono1_principal, whole genome shotgun sequence DNA harbors:
- the Ziz gene encoding dedicator of cytokinesis protein Ziz isoform X6, producing MSERKFTRGLGKPGMAAQLRETVSQVVRESTVQSKPHLVEPIDFESFTLKNKTLLQNDPQRELLLYPQDDVSQVLLPRRYRTLAPTIPPISDNEEGGENLLTKECLRSYTSNWNLIRYKYSVYSGTYLELPKITKSDDLKDEVYEIDTEVDQVDEELTKSNGITKEGYLMKGPEIGSSDRMFANIGSKSFKRRFCHLRQEVDGTYILELFKDEKKGEAKLTIVMDFCTEVVRNPKRGRFCFELRMSGTHKSYSLAAENEADMQDWLLKLSSVLQHYKQQEEKRAASLERACNTPPPSPQPMQVYGTLKGLEQSMNPQLIKYSRETDTSIALARRENRKRLFSIYPYIPHTKQQPGNCNEQNIDPYKEQFGQRIFVKCESLKFRLQAPIDERESLCQVEPYQTTLSLYDARNGRKLTENFHFDINHEVVREMVKELSPVGIMTEATENVKLPDDLKNISLDWIKYPKQAIFSISNPHPDIFLVVRIDKILQGNICQTSEPYLRATKDPRLGLKVHKQVRACCQRLGNYRMPFAWAARPLFRLYSNELDTSSDFPAIYRQEGNKIKDEELLKLLSEYRKPEKLSKLTVIPGWLKIKIESITELPDNTLSTSLAALKPFPWPPTSESTFEISEFEGISEKDVHPYTTYINHLYVYPQTLCFDTQKIFTRARNIACVVELRDDDSENATPLRCIYGRPGSPLLCLRASCAVLHHNANPSWYEEIKMRLPTKLHAKHHLLFSFYHISCDMNKKKENGVENCVGYAWSTLLHKGRLNVDMDINIQMLPVATHLPPGYLSIQPLGLGRGNAGPDILWIDSQRPVFTVAFQLISTVFTRDVHLHNLFAHMERILDTKLGAVPADSETCKILKAAHAVQLVTVITFLPTILNQLFTLLTCTTNEEVGLYIIRVLIHFINMVHEAGRKETLQAYIKYVFVPPSQGNSSVTVHEQLGKHLPTLLQPSNTDFLVVNKFMHHSSFFFEIMIKSMAQHLLSTGRIKMHRNERFSKEYHEKIRSLVEVIMPYLMNKYKEMAVETHELNKSLAQFLNRCLTFMDRGFVFRLINSYMDNFSPGDQRTLHDFKFTFLQIICSHEHYVSFNLPMMQSRITSRDLVNEYCLSEEFCKHHFLVGLLMQEVRTSLNEIIQIRKVAIATLRDLMAKHELDDRYQNKGQLSRIASIYIPWLGIVLENLHRLQSIHDNSKAEIKQNGTNRISTSSSFLANKDTASSTVTAGTPKSIHRLTLYLETQSPIRASMHLRDSTYFAAIAGQSLVNGYSCTSIESDASTISGASQSNISQETTIIREPVENGTAEKRHSRSLSVTQSSPRCDKLQSSEVKDILLCFLFVIKYLGDHQVIAWWQQCSDCDILSFFTVIEMSLHHFKYVGKRQIATYTTNSSGKPRTVKAMTLPARMAPPDFSNEGPATSTLQPHNTTVRENLVETDSGKVQQALLEANMATEVGLIALDCLGLFCIHFKDILLTADGDNPIMQKVFSIYLSFLQVGQSETLLRHVFASFRAFLNNYSIILFQGNAVLCGRLCYELLRCCNSKLSSIRQESCALLYLLMRSNFEFTSRKGLTRVHLQVIISVSQMLGNVIGLNNSRFQESLSLINSYASSDKVMKGTGFPVEVKDLNKRIRTVLMATAQMREHNNDPEMLVDLQHSLANSYASTPELRHTWLETMARNHARDGNFSEAACCQLHIAALMAEYLKLRKVHTWGAEAFDKISENISRDECSLKLDAGVQDIHYNEYILLEQLEVCAEMLEKAERFELLGHLYRLIVPIYEEKRNYGALANCYSHLAQACNKIVEVTKSGKRLLGRFYRVAFFGTAYFEDENGQEYIYKEPKITSLSEISERLHHLYSEKFGSENVKMIMDSVPIDITELDPKIAYIQVTHVTPYFEKFELETRQTEFEQNHNVSCFMFETPFTKEGKARGNPEDQWKRRTILTTQYSFPYIKKRILVNEKRIMELSPIEVALDEMRQRVQELEDVALIGPTDVKKLQLRLQGSICVTVNAGPLAYASAFLDPALSPQYPDDKVEELKDVFREFVKICYTALQINSKLITSDQHEYQEVLRENYQKLCQNLSSLFGEPIWPDEQVGNFKRNSAALFSAISGASNHTSTA from the exons ATGAGCGAAAGGAAGTTTACCCGCGGCCTGGGTAAACCGGGCATGGCCGCTCAATTACGGGAGACCGTCTCTCAGGTAGTACGCGAGAGCACTGTACAG AGTAAACCACATCTAGTAGAGCCTATAGACTTTGAAAGTTTTACattaaagaataaaactttattaCAAAATGATCCCCAAAGAGAGCTTCTACTGTATCCTCAGGATGATGTTTCA CAAGTGTTACTACCCAGAAGATACCGCACTCTTGCACCCACAATACCACCAATTTCAGATAATGAGGAAGGAGGAGAAAATcttcttacaaaagaatgtttgCGAAGTTATACATCTAATTGGAATCTTATACGTTATAAATATTCAGTGTATAGTGGAACTTATCTTGAATTGCCTAA AATAACAAAGTCAGATGATCTGAAAGATGAAGTATATGAAATTGATACAGAAGTAGACCAAGTTGATGAG GAGTTAACGAAAAGTAATGGAATAACGAAAGAAGGCTATTTAATGAAAGGACCAGAAATTGGTAGCAGCGATCGCATGTTTGCAAATATAGGTTCGAAATCGTTCAAAAGGAGATTTTGTCATCTTCGACAAGAGGTTGACGGCACGTACATTCTCGAACTCTTTAAAGACGAGAAAAAGGGAGAAGCTAAACTGACAATAGTAATGGACTTTTGCACTGAAGTTGTCAGAAATCCAAAGCGTGGAAGGTTTTGTTTTGAGCTAAGAATGAGCGGGACTCATAAATCATATTCTTTAGCAGCGGAAAACGAGGCGGATATGCAAGACTGGCTACTAAAACTAAGCTCAGTATTACAGCATTATAAACAGCAAGAAGAAAAACGTGCTGCTTCACTAGAAAGAGCATGCAATAcacctcctccttctcctcAGCCAATGCAG GTTTATGGAACACTAAAAGGTTTGGAACAAAGTATGAATCCACAACTAATAAAGTACTCCAGGGAAACCGATACCAGCATAGCATTAGCGAGACGAGAAAATCGTAAACGCCTGTTTAGTATTTATCCTTATATACCGCATACTAAACAACAGCCAGGCAATTGTAATGAACAAAATATTGACCCGTATAAAGAACAATTTGGGCAGAGAATTTTTGTAAAATGCGAAAGTCTTAAATTTAGATTACAAGCGCCGATAGATGAGAGGGAATCATTGTGCCAGGTGGAACCGTATCAGACGACATTAAGTCTTTACGATGCGAGAAATGGTAGAAAGCTTACTGAGAATTTTCATTTCGATATAAATCACGAAGTAGTCCGAGAAATGGTAAAAGAATTAAGTCCTGTAGGCATTATGACAGAAGCTACGGAAAATGTGAAATTACCGGATGACTTGAAAAATATATCATTAGATTGGATTAAGTATCCAAAACAG GCCATATTTAGTATTAGTAATCCTCATCCTGATATATTCTTGGTTGTACGAATAGATAAAATATTACAAGGAAATATATGCCAAACTTCAGAACCGTATTTAAGAGCTACAAAAGATCCACGATTAGGTTTAAAAGTACATAAACAAGTTAGAGCATGTTGCCAAAG ATTGGGGAATTATAGAATGCCATTTGCTTGGGCTGCTAGACCATTATTTAGATTATATAGTAATGAACTAGATACATCGTCAGATTTTCCGGCTATATATAGACAGGAGGGCAATAAAATAAAAGACGAAGAATTACTGAAACTTCTTTCCGAATACCGAAA GCCTGAAAAACTTAGTAAGTTGACTGTGATACCTGGTtggttgaagataaaaattgagTCAATTACAGAACTACCTGATA aTACATTATCTACATCTTTAGCAGCTTTAAAACCATTCCCATGGCCACCAACATCTGAATCGACTTTTGAGATTTCAGAATTTGAGGGTATTTCAGAAAAAGATGTTCACCCATATACGACTTATATTAATCATCTTTATGTATATCCACAAACTCTTTGCTTTGACACTCAGAAAATATTTACCAGGGCTAGAAATATTGCATGCGTTGTCGAGTTGCGTGATGACGACAGCGAAAATGCAACGCCTTTGAGG tGTATTTATGGAAGACCCGGTTCTCCTCTTTTATGCTTAAGAGCATCTTGTGCTGTTTTACATCACAATGCAAATCCTTCTTGGTATGAAGAAATTAAAATGCGGCTGCCAACGAAACTTCATGCTAAACATCATTTGCTTTTCTCTTTCTATCACATAAGCTGTGATATGAACAAGAAAAAGGAAAATGGGGTCGAAAATTGTGTTGGCTATGCCTGGTCCACTTTGTTACATAAAGGAAG ATTAAACGTGGATATGGATATAAATATACAAATGCTACCGGTAGCAACGCATTTACCGCCAGGATATCTTTCAATACAACCGCTTGGATTAGGAAGAGGA AATGCAGGACCGGATATTCTATGGATCGATTCCCAACGACCAGTATTTACTGTAGCGTTTCAGTTGATTTCAACTGTATTTACGCGCGATGTGCATTTGCATAATTTATTTGCTCATATGGAACGCATTTTGGATACGAAATTGGGGGCAGTACCAGCGGACTCAGAAACATGCAAGATATTGAAAGCTGCTCACGCAGTGCAATTGGTTACTGTTATTACGTTTCTTCCTACGATACTAAATCAATTATTTACGTTGTTAACTTGTACCACAAATGAAGAAGTTGGATTGTACATTATAAGagttttaatacatttcataaATATGGTGCACGAAGCCGGTAGAAAAGAAACACTGCAAGCTTATATTAAG TATGTCTTTGTACCGCCCTCTCAAGGAAATAGTAGCGTAACCGTTCACGAGCAACTAGGAAAACATCTTCCTACGTTATTGCAGCCAAGTAATACTGACTTTTTGGTAGTGAATAAATTTATGCATCATTCTAGTTTCTTTTTTGAGATAATGATCAAGAGTATGGCACAACACTTGCTTTCGACGGGAAGAATAAAA atgcatagaaatgaaagattTTCGAAAGAGTATCATGAGAAAATTCGGAGTTTGGTGGAAGTTATCATGCCTTATCTAATGAACAAGTATAAAGAAATGGCTGTTGAAACTCACGAATTAAACAAGAGTCTCGCACAATTTTTAAAT CGTTGCCTCACATTTATGGACCGTGGATTTGTTTTTCGTTTAATTAATTCATACATGGACAATTTTTCTCCTGGGGACCAGCGCACTCTGCACGACTTCAAGTTTACATTCTTGCAAATAATTTGTTCGCACGAACATTACGTATCTTTCAACTTGCCAATGATGCAATCACGAATCACTTCGAGAG ATTTAGTGAATGAATATTGTTTGTCAGAAGAGTTTTGCAAACATCATTTTTTAGTTGGACTCTTGATGCAAGAAGTTAGAACATCTCTAAATGAAATCATACAAATACGGAAAGTAGCGATAGCTACATTAAGAGATCTAATGGCAAAGCATGAACTTGATGATAGATATCAAAATAag GGTCAATTAAGTAGAATAGCGTCCATTTATATACCATGGTTAGGTATTGTATTGGAAAATTTACATCGATTGCAATCTATCCATGATAACAGTAAAGCAGAAATTAAGCAAAATGGTACTAATAGAATATCAACCAGCAGTTCATTTCTAGCGAACAAAGATACTGCTAGTAGTACTGTAACTGCGGGAACACCTAAATCAATTCATAG GCTCACGTTATATTTGGAAACTCAATCTCCAATAAGAGCATCTATGCATCTACGAGATTCTACATATTTTGCTGCTATAGCGGGTCAAAGTTTAGTCAATGGATATTCCTGTACTAGTATAGAGTCCGATGCGTCCACGATATCTGGTGCCTCTCAATCGAATATATCTCAAGAAACTACTATTATTCGCGAGCCTGTCGAAAACGGTACCGCCGAGAAGAGACATTCTCGTTCATTAAGTGTCACGCAGTCCTCGCCTAGATGCGACAAATTGCAATCATCAGAAGTCAAGGATATTTTACTTTGCTTTTTATTTGTAATCAAATATTTGGGCGATCACCAGGTCATTGCTTGGTGGCAACAGTGCAGTGACTGTGATATTCTAAGTTTCTTTACAGTGATAGA AATGAGTCTTCATCACTTCAAATACGTTGGAAAGAGACAGATAGCTACGTACACTACGAATAGTTCTGGAAAACCACGAACGGTAAAGGCCATGACATTGCCTGCCAGAATGGCGCCTCCTGATTTTTCTAACGAGGGGCCTGCTACCAGTACTTTACAACCGCATAACACTACTGTAAGGGAGAACCTTGTAGAAACCGATAGCGGAAAAGTACAACAGGCATTATTAGAAGCAAACATGGCAACAGAGGTTGGCCTAATTGCGTTGGATTGTTTGGGATTATTTTGTATTCATTTTAAG gACATACTTTTGACAGCAGATGGTGACAATCCCATAATGCAGAAAGTATTTAGTATATATTTGTCATTCTTACAAGTTGGACAGTCTGAAACTTTATTACGCCATGTTTTTGCCAGTTTCAGAGCTTTTCTAAATAATTATTCTATCATCCTTTTTCAAG GCAATGCTGTCTTATGTGGACGTTTATGTTACGAACTATTACGCTGTTGCAACAGTAAATTAAGCTCCATTAGGCAAGAATCCTGTGCTTTACTTTATCTTCTTATGAGAAGTAATTTTGAATTCACTAGTAGGAAAGGATTAACCAGAGTTCACTTACAG GTCATAATATCGGTTTCACAAATGCTTGGAAACGTGATTGGATTGAACAATTCAAGGTTTCAAGAATCGTTATCATTAATAAATAGCTACGCTTCGTCTGATAAAGTGATGAAAGGAACCGGCTTTCCGGTTGAAGTCAAAGATCTCAATAAGAGAATTCGAACTGTTCTAATGGCAACAGCTCAAATGCGAGAACATAACAACGATCCTGAAATGTTGGTGGATTTACAACACAGCCTGGCTAATTCCTACGCCAGTACACCGGAGTTGAGACACACATGGTTAGAAACTATGGCTAGAAATCACGCAAGGGACGGAAATTTTTCAGAG GCTGCTTGTTGTCAATTACACATTGCCGCATTAATGGCTGAATATTTAAAACTAAGAAAAGTTCACACATGGGGTGCAGAAGCCTTTGATAAAATCTCTGAGAACATTTCTAGAGATGAATGTAGCCTTAAACTCGATGCTG GCGTACAAGATATTCATTACAACGAATACATACTTCTCGAGCAATTGGAAGTATGTGCCGAGATGTTGGAAAAGGCAGAACGATTTGAATTGCTTGGACATTTGTATAGATTAATAGTTCCTATATATGAAGAGAAACGAAACTATGGGGCGTTGGCTAATTGTTACTCGCATTTAGCGCAAGCTTGCAATAAAATTGTTGAAGTTACAAAATCGGGAAAAAGACTTCTTGGTAGATTTTATAGGGTTGCATTTTTCGGTACG gcGTATTTTGAAGATGAAAATGGTCAAGAGTATATTTATAAAGAGCCAAAAATCACATCATTGTCAGAAATCTCGGAACGTCTTCATCATTTGTATTCTGAAAAATTTGGCTCCGAAAATGTTAAAATGATAATGGATTCTGTACCTATCGACATAACTGAGCTCGATCCGAAAATAGCATATATTCAAGTGACACATGTTAcaccttactttgaaaaattcgaATTAGAAACACGACAAACGGAGTTCGAGCAGAACCATAATGTGTCGTGTTTTATGTTCGAAACTCCTTTCACTAAAGAAGGAAAAGCAAGAGGTAACCCGGAAGATCAATGGAAACGCAGAACAATTCTTACAA CACAATATTCTTTTCCATATATTAAAAAGCGTATTTTAGTTAATGAGAAACGAATTATGGAACTGAGTCCGATCGAAGTTGCattagatgaaatgcgacagcGTGTTCAAGAGTTGGAAGATGTAGCTCTTATAGGTCCAACGGATGTGAAAAAATTGCAATTAAGGCTGCAAGGAAGCATATGTGTTACAGTGAATGCTGGACCACTTGCATATGCTTCCGCATTTTTAGATCCTGCATTATCCCCACAATATCCGGATGATAAAGTTGAAGAATTAAAAGATGTTTTCAG GGAATTTGTTAAAATATGTTATACGGCTCTACAAATAAACAGCAAGTTAATTACGTCCGATCAGCACGAGTATCAAGAAGTGTTACGTGAGAATTATCAGAAACTTTGTCAAAATTTATCATCGTTATTTGGAGAACCTATTTGGCCCGACGAGCAAGTTGGAAATTTCAAACGTAACAGCGCTGCTTTGTTTAGCGCTATCAGTGGTGCTAGTAATCACACGAGTACAGCTTAA